In the Candidatus Woesearchaeota archaeon genome, one interval contains:
- a CDS encoding PD-(D/E)XK nuclease family protein, which yields MVAKQGGRVQSPSSINLFKQCPRRYFYSYILRFPTKPNIHLIRGNVVHSALENFFDIKFSTLTLDDYKLKLTKHLKQLFSQSWQSKKKELSKLGLLQSELEFYYEESTFMLANWLNDYLQKIKKQLDKNDNDLKFAFNRVNPLTREELYKDDELKIKGYVDAIHRDGDSEDVVVIDYKTSKKDTMTPAYRLQLGLYALMYQRKHGVMPKKVGIWFLKTGEKHIDVTQEMIQDALFEVEQIHAATQTTVITDYPKKVSPLCKYSTGQCDFYDMCMRERK from the coding sequence ATGGTTGCAAAACAAGGAGGCAGAGTACAAAGTCCAAGTTCGATAAATTTATTTAAACAGTGTCCTCGACGGTATTTCTACTCATACATTCTTAGATTTCCAACAAAACCTAACATACATTTAATAAGAGGGAATGTAGTTCATAGTGCTCTTGAAAACTTTTTTGATATAAAATTTAGTACATTAACTCTTGATGATTACAAACTCAAATTAACTAAACATTTAAAACAATTATTCAGCCAAAGTTGGCAAAGTAAAAAAAAAGAATTATCAAAACTAGGATTATTACAATCAGAACTAGAATTCTATTATGAAGAAAGCACATTTATGCTCGCAAATTGGCTTAATGATTATTTACAAAAAATAAAAAAACAACTAGACAAAAATGACAATGATTTAAAATTTGCATTTAATCGAGTAAACCCATTAACTCGCGAAGAACTATACAAAGATGACGAACTGAAAATAAAAGGATATGTTGACGCAATTCATCGAGACGGAGACTCAGAAGATGTTGTAGTAATCGACTATAAAACTAGCAAGAAAGATACTATGACTCCTGCGTATCGATTGCAATTAGGATTATATGCTTTAATGTATCAAAGAAAACATGGAGTAATGCCTAAAAAAGTTGGAATTTGGTTTTTGAAAACCGGCGAAAAACACATAGATGTCACACAAGAAATGATTCAAGATGCACTTTTTGAAGTTGAACAAATACACGCAGCAACACAAACTACAGTAATAACTGATTATCCCAAAAAAGTTAGTCCTTTATGCAAATACTCAACAGGTCAATGCGATTTCTACGATATGTGTATGCGCGAGCGAAAATAA
- a CDS encoding tRNA (N(6)-L-threonylcarbamoyladenosine(37)-C(2))-methylthiotransferase: protein MVMNSVFILTYGCTLNKSDSECLLGQLRKEGFELADSIESADLVIVNSCVVKQLAETKFFRMLRKLKKLNKKVVIAGCIPQARKELIQTKLKDYSIIGIEMLDQVCFVVEETLNGNVVQLIGTKPVDRTQSKNVLGSMSVGSSHDLFNSNDDRLNLPKVRKNKIIEIIPISKGCVGNCSYCKTKAARGELFSYDSKAIIRRAKDAITAGCKEIWITSQDCGAYGVDIGTNIVELLSELIRLEGDFKIRVGMSNPNFIKEFLPGLKDIFQSEKMFKFIHIPVQAGSDRILNLMNRKYSRLDFLQIVKELRSAVPTMTIATDIICGFPTETESEFQESLDLIKITKPEIINISRFWSRPGTPAAELKQLAGTITNTRSRKIANLFKKISKDYLVKLVGSTQEIIVDGIGKSTESVVSFIGHNESYTQVIVNQKKLQKNKLQLGDLVKVKITSSSSHYLIGEII from the coding sequence ATGGTTATGAATTCAGTTTTTATTTTAACTTATGGTTGTACTTTGAATAAGTCAGATTCTGAGTGTTTGTTAGGTCAACTTAGAAAAGAAGGATTTGAATTAGCAGATTCAATTGAATCAGCAGATCTGGTTATTGTTAATTCTTGTGTTGTTAAACAACTTGCAGAGACTAAGTTTTTTCGTATGCTTCGCAAGTTAAAAAAACTAAATAAAAAAGTTGTAATTGCAGGGTGTATTCCTCAAGCAAGAAAAGAATTAATTCAAACTAAATTAAAAGATTATTCTATTATTGGTATTGAGATGCTAGATCAAGTTTGTTTTGTTGTTGAAGAAACTCTTAATGGTAATGTTGTTCAATTAATTGGGACAAAACCAGTTGATCGCACACAGTCAAAAAATGTACTTGGTTCGATGAGTGTTGGTTCTAGTCATGATCTTTTTAATTCAAATGATGATAGGCTTAATCTGCCTAAAGTTCGAAAAAACAAAATTATAGAAATTATTCCAATTAGCAAAGGCTGTGTTGGTAATTGTTCTTATTGTAAAACTAAAGCTGCTAGGGGAGAACTTTTTTCTTATGATTCAAAAGCAATAATTCGCAGGGCAAAAGATGCAATTACGGCAGGGTGTAAAGAGATTTGGATTACTAGTCAAGATTGTGGTGCGTATGGGGTTGATATAGGTACGAACATAGTTGAATTATTGTCTGAACTAATTAGGTTAGAAGGAGATTTTAAGATAAGAGTGGGAATGTCAAATCCTAATTTTATAAAAGAATTTTTGCCAGGGCTAAAAGATATTTTTCAGTCTGAAAAAATGTTTAAGTTTATTCATATTCCTGTGCAAGCAGGATCCGATCGGATTTTAAATTTAATGAATCGAAAATATTCTCGTTTAGATTTTTTACAAATAGTTAAAGAATTAAGATCTGCAGTTCCAACTATGACTATTGCTACGGATATTATTTGTGGGTTTCCAACAGAAACTGAGTCTGAGTTTCAAGAATCTCTTGATTTAATAAAAATAACAAAGCCTGAAATTATTAATATCTCGAGATTTTGGTCGCGACCGGGAACTCCTGCAGCAGAATTAAAACAATTGGCAGGAACAATCACTAATACTCGTTCTCGTAAAATTGCTAATTTGTTTAAAAAAATTAGTAAAGATTATCTTGTTAAGTTGGTAGGTTCAACTCAAGAAATTATTGTTGATGGTATTGGCAAGTCAACTGAGTCTGTTGTTTCGTTTATTGGTCATAATGAATCTTATACTCAAGTTATTGTTAATCAAAAAAAGTTGCAAAAGAATAAACTTCAATTAGGTGATTTAGTTAAAGTTAAAATTACTTCTTCAAGTTCTCATTATTTGATTGGTGAAATAATTTAA
- the gyrB gene encoding DNA topoisomerase (ATP-hydrolyzing) subunit B, whose product MEEENQPTQTTDVEPTTEIKDATPQKESNPADYKADQITVLGGLDAVRKRPGMYIGSTGPRGLHHCVYEIVDNSIDEAMAGHCTQIDISLNENGSVSVKDNGRGIPVDIHPKLNMPALTVVLTKLHAGGKFDKQSYKVSGGLHGVGVSVVNALSTKLIADISRDGKHYRQEFLAGVPQEFQTLGDTTDRGTKITFQPMSEIFETTNFQFDILSSRLRELAFLNKGIEITITEEKTGKMNRFLYKGGITQFVEFLNKNKNSINSPIYFEKEKEGMHLEIAMQYTDSYTENFFSFVNNINTIEGGTHVIGFKSALTKSFNKYIEQNKLTKDGGKLSSDDVREGLTAVISVKIAEPQFEGQTKAKLGNSEVKGQVESLVSSGLTMFLEENPSIAKTILLKAVQASKAREAARRARELTRRKGVLGGGGLPGKLADCQSRDPSKCEVYIVEGDSAGGSAKQGRDRIIQAILPLRGKILNVEKARINRVYENTEIIALITAIGCSAGEEFNIEKARYHKVIIMTDADVDGAHISTLLLTFFFRYMKPLIEHGYVYIAQPPLFKVSKGKKSKYVQSEEEKDIAIQEIGEGAMIQRFKGLGEMNPQQLWDTTMDPETRVLKQITIEDAVKAEKMFTLLMGDDVEPRRKFIEEHAKDVVNLDV is encoded by the coding sequence ATGGAAGAAGAAAACCAACCAACACAAACCACTGACGTAGAACCTACAACTGAAATAAAAGACGCTACACCTCAGAAAGAATCTAATCCTGCAGATTATAAAGCAGATCAAATAACAGTTCTAGGAGGCCTTGATGCAGTTAGAAAAAGACCTGGCATGTATATAGGATCCACCGGACCTCGTGGCCTTCACCATTGCGTATACGAAATTGTAGATAACAGCATAGATGAAGCAATGGCAGGACATTGTACTCAAATTGATATAAGTCTTAATGAAAATGGTTCTGTAAGTGTAAAAGATAATGGACGTGGAATTCCCGTTGATATTCACCCAAAATTAAATATGCCTGCATTAACAGTAGTATTAACTAAACTACATGCAGGAGGAAAATTCGATAAACAAAGTTACAAAGTTAGTGGAGGCCTTCACGGAGTGGGAGTTTCTGTTGTAAATGCGCTTTCAACTAAATTAATCGCAGACATATCTCGAGATGGAAAACATTATAGACAAGAATTTCTCGCAGGAGTGCCTCAAGAATTCCAAACACTCGGAGATACCACTGATCGAGGAACTAAAATCACATTCCAACCAATGTCTGAAATATTTGAAACAACAAATTTTCAATTCGATATTTTATCTTCCAGACTTCGAGAACTGGCATTTCTAAATAAAGGAATAGAAATAACTATTACCGAAGAGAAAACAGGAAAAATGAATAGATTCCTATACAAAGGAGGAATCACACAATTTGTAGAATTTCTAAATAAAAATAAAAATAGCATTAACTCACCAATTTATTTTGAAAAAGAAAAAGAAGGAATGCACTTAGAAATTGCAATGCAATATACTGATAGTTATACTGAAAATTTCTTTAGTTTTGTAAATAACATAAACACAATAGAGGGGGGAACTCACGTAATTGGATTTAAGTCAGCACTCACAAAAAGTTTTAACAAATACATCGAACAGAATAAATTAACAAAAGATGGTGGAAAGTTAAGTAGTGATGATGTACGTGAAGGACTTACTGCAGTTATTTCAGTAAAAATTGCAGAACCTCAATTCGAAGGACAAACAAAAGCAAAACTAGGAAATAGCGAAGTAAAAGGACAAGTTGAATCACTTGTAAGCAGCGGACTTACTATGTTTTTAGAAGAAAATCCTAGTATCGCAAAAACAATCCTACTAAAAGCAGTGCAAGCATCAAAAGCACGAGAAGCTGCACGAAGAGCAAGAGAATTAACAAGAAGAAAAGGAGTTTTAGGTGGTGGCGGACTACCTGGAAAACTTGCAGACTGTCAATCAAGAGATCCTTCAAAATGTGAAGTATATATCGTAGAGGGAGACTCAGCAGGAGGAAGTGCAAAACAAGGACGTGATAGAATAATTCAAGCAATACTCCCACTAAGAGGAAAAATTCTAAATGTAGAAAAAGCAAGAATTAATCGAGTATATGAAAATACTGAAATCATCGCACTCATAACTGCAATAGGATGTAGTGCAGGAGAAGAATTCAACATAGAAAAAGCAAGATATCATAAAGTAATAATTATGACTGACGCAGATGTTGACGGTGCACATATTTCAACACTACTTTTAACATTCTTTTTTAGATACATGAAACCATTAATCGAACATGGATATGTATACATTGCTCAACCACCTTTATTTAAAGTAAGTAAAGGAAAGAAAAGCAAATATGTACAATCTGAAGAAGAAAAAGACATAGCAATTCAAGAAATTGGAGAAGGCGCAATGATTCAAAGATTTAAAGGTCTTGGAGAAATGAACCCTCAACAATTATGGGATACTACAATGGACCCTGAAACTCGAGTGTTAAAACAAATCACAATTGAAGACGCAGTAAAAGCAGAAAAAATGTTCACACTTTTAATGGGCGATGATGTAGAACCTCGAAGAAAGTTCATTGAAGAACATGCAAAAGATGTTGTCAATTTAGATGTTTAA
- the eif1A gene encoding translation initiation factor eIF-1A, which translates to MPPRKPYKKGGKVKTATEEEDFGRIKLPRGLESFGVVEQRVGGSRMFVRCMDGKKRLCRIPGRLKKRLWVRERDFIIVEPWELGGDEKGDVIFKYRPNQVKWLKTKGYLRALEEADEF; encoded by the coding sequence ATGCCACCAAGAAAACCATACAAAAAAGGCGGAAAAGTTAAAACTGCTACTGAAGAAGAAGATTTTGGCAGAATAAAATTACCGCGAGGATTAGAATCATTCGGAGTTGTAGAACAAAGAGTTGGTGGAAGCCGTATGTTTGTAAGATGTATGGATGGTAAAAAAAGACTTTGTCGAATACCTGGAAGACTTAAAAAAAGATTATGGGTACGAGAAAGAGATTTCATAATTGTAGAACCTTGGGAACTCGGCGGCGATGAAAAAGGAGACGTAATCTTTAAATATCGACCAAACCAAGTAAAATGGTTAAAAACTAAAGGATACTTACGTGCACTTGAAGAAGCAGACGAATTCTAA
- the lspA gene encoding signal peptidase II: protein MFNVSLFAGIAFFVLMLDQISKFLIKNSFSLGHSVPIINNIFHLTYVQNFGAAFGFLQHAQWLFVCIALVLIGGFIYFLPELVEQKVILIASALVMGGAIGNLIDRIFFGFVIDFFDFRVWPVFNIADSALCIGVGILVVYYLLDRK from the coding sequence ATGTTTAACGTATCACTATTTGCGGGCATTGCATTTTTTGTGTTAATGCTTGATCAAATTTCTAAGTTTCTTATAAAAAATTCATTTAGTCTTGGTCATTCTGTTCCAATAATAAATAATATTTTTCATCTAACTTATGTTCAAAACTTTGGTGCTGCGTTTGGTTTTTTACAACATGCGCAGTGGTTATTCGTGTGCATTGCTTTAGTTTTAATTGGGGGGTTTATTTATTTTCTTCCAGAATTAGTTGAACAAAAAGTAATTTTAATAGCGTCCGCGTTAGTTATGGGGGGTGCGATTGGAAATCTTATTGATCGTATTTTTTTTGGGTTTGTTATTGACTTTTTTGATTTTAGGGTCTGGCCTGTTTTTAATATTGCGGATAGTGCTCTTTGTATTGGTGTTGGGATATTGGTTGTTTATTATTTACTTGATCGCAAATAA
- a CDS encoding endonuclease III domain-containing protein — protein sequence MNQTNKIIQMYNWLFNEYGPQGWWPVSDVSEETESKFGEEVEKIYLGIQTSANNIANTNKKNKGYHLKDYSYPKTNQQKFEICLGAILTQNTSWTSVEKALENLKKLNALNIEVITKLTDEEIKNTIKPAGYYNQKMTYIREFIKFFDSIICSQNKIPSRSELLAVKGIGPETADSMLLYAFNQPTFVVDAYTKRICLNLGLINETSTEMKYDHMQKLFETTIKQNIELINNNNNNNNNKKSRIDKNNKEQKNTKQLVVIYQEYHALIVAHAKKFYQKKEMWQNCPLKKQTKSI from the coding sequence ATGAATCAAACCAATAAAATAATTCAAATGTATAACTGGTTGTTTAATGAATATGGCCCTCAAGGATGGTGGCCAGTTTCAGACGTCAGCGAAGAGACTGAATCTAAGTTTGGAGAGGAGGTCGAGAAAATTTATTTAGGCATTCAGACTTCGGCGAATAACATCGCAAACACAAATAAAAAAAATAAAGGATATCACCTCAAAGATTATTCTTATCCAAAAACTAACCAACAAAAATTTGAGATTTGTTTAGGCGCAATACTTACACAAAATACTAGTTGGACTTCTGTTGAAAAAGCACTTGAAAACTTAAAAAAATTGAATGCACTCAATATTGAGGTCATAACAAAATTAACTGATGAAGAAATCAAAAATACAATCAAACCTGCAGGATATTATAATCAAAAAATGACATACATAAGAGAATTCATAAAATTTTTTGATTCAATTATATGTTCACAAAATAAAATACCCTCCAGATCCGAACTATTAGCAGTAAAAGGAATCGGACCTGAAACTGCAGACTCAATGTTACTTTATGCATTCAATCAGCCAACATTTGTTGTAGACGCATATACAAAACGAATATGTTTGAACTTAGGCCTCATTAATGAAACCAGCACTGAAATGAAATACGATCACATGCAAAAATTATTTGAAACTACAATTAAACAAAATATTGAATTAATAAATAATAATAATAACAATAATAACAATAAGAAAAGTCGCATAGATAAAAATAACAAAGAGCAAAAAAACACAAAGCAACTAGTTGTAATCTACCAAGAATATCACGCACTAATTGTCGCACATGCAAAAAAATTTTATCAAAAAAAGGAAATGTGGCAAAACTGCCCACTTAAAAAGCAAACCAAAAGTATTTAA